The genomic interval GAACACACCGGCGCGTTGCAGCGGGTCGCCGGTTCCGTGCATGACGGTGTAGTAATCCGATTGACGAATTCCGGCACCTCGAAACTGCATCCCGTGAGGTAGTTTCAGTTTGTCGGTTGGCGGAGCCGGATCTGTCGGCACCAACGGCTCGAAGGCGACGTTCCGGATCGTCCAATCAAAGAGTCGCGACGCGGTCCGCAACTGATCGGTTGCTTCTTCGCCAATTTCTTTCGTCTTGGTTTCAAACCAGCTTTCCAGCAGCAGATCATCGCGTTCGGGGGTATCGACCCAGCGGACGATTTGTCGAAAAAGGTAGCAGTCACGCAGGTGAGTGGTGTCGGAGCCCGCGAATGTCGACGACTCGATTCGGTTTTCGACGACCTCGGGTGGCAGCAGTTCACTGATGGTGCTCAGCAATTTCGCTGCTTGGGTGCCCGAGGTGTCCGGGTGAGCGATGTTCCATTGATTGAGGTGATAGGCGATCTGCCGCTGGGCTTTTTCTGGATCAAGCCCGACGATTTTGTCGAGCAACTCGACGGTTTCGCCGAGGTGGTCTTGGATCGTCTCCGTCTGCATTTTGTTCTGGCGACGGGTTTGGATCTCGCGAACCAGTTGCCGGTCGTCACTGCAGCCTGCAACGCAAGTGATTGAGGTGAGAAACAAACCGAGTAACAGGCAGGCGTGATGCCGCAAGCGAGTGGATGCCGGCGTGTGGTCTCGCGAGCAGGCAGGTGGTGAGTAGCGGGGCGAATTGGTGACGGGGCGGGCCATTCAGGAGAATCCGGAGTCAAAGTAGTTCCACGGCTTTTCGAATCTTTAGCAATCGGTCCACCATGGCGGCAAATTGATCCAGTGGAACCATGTTGGCCGCGTCGCTTGGCGAAGTTTCCGGTTGAGGATGGGTCTCGAAAAAGACCGCATCCGTACCGATTGCTACGGCGGCGCGGGCCAAAGGTTCGACCATTTCGCGGTTTCCTCCTGTCACACCACTCCCCCCACCTGGTTGTTGCACGCTGTGGGTGGCATCAAAAACGACGGGAGCCCCCAAGGCACGCATCAGGGGCAGGGACTGCATGTCGTTGACGAGGCGACCGTATCCAAAGAAGGTTCCTCGCTCGCACAGCAGAACGCCGCCATCGCCGGAGTCTCTTGCTTTTTGAAGTACAAATTTCATGTCCGAGGGGGCCATGAATTGACCTTTCTTGATGTTCACGGGACGGCCCGTGGCGGCAGCGGCCACGACCAAATCCGTTTGCCGTGCCAGGAAAGCAGGAATTTGCAACAGGTCACAGACCGCGGCAACCCTTTCCACTTGGTCGGGCAGATGGACATCGGTCGTGACGGGCAATCCGGTGGACCGTTTGAGGTCAGCCAGCATTGCCAATCCGGATTCCAGGCCCGGTCCCCGCTGTGCCGAAAGGCTGGTCCGATTCGCTTTGTCAAACGAGGCTTTGAATACAACATTGACATCGTCACGCAGATTGATATCGCGGAGCACTTCGCCGATCTGCGTCGCGATCT from Stieleria varia carries:
- the kdsA gene encoding 3-deoxy-8-phosphooctulonate synthase, producing MLQISPVKIGPYSCGPGQPLLLIAGPCVLQTMEIATQIGEVLRDINLRDDVNVVFKASFDKANRTSLSAQRGPGLESGLAMLADLKRSTGLPVTTDVHLPDQVERVAAVCDLLQIPAFLARQTDLVVAAAATGRPVNIKKGQFMAPSDMKFVLQKARDSGDGGVLLCERGTFFGYGRLVNDMQSLPLMRALGAPVVFDATHSVQQPGGGSGVTGGNREMVEPLARAAVAIGTDAVFFETHPQPETSPSDAANMVPLDQFAAMVDRLLKIRKAVELL